The following coding sequences lie in one Aspergillus luchuensis IFO 4308 DNA, chromosome 8, nearly complete sequence genomic window:
- a CDS encoding uncharacterized protein (COG:I;~EggNog:ENOG410PJJ4;~InterPro:IPR036188,IPR002938;~PFAM:PF01494;~SMCOG1087:hypothetical protein;~TransMembrane:1 (i7-28o);~antiSMASH:Cluster_8.14;~go_function: GO:0071949 - FAD binding [Evidence IEA]), translated as MSTDNRIEIAIIGSGLIGTLLALGLLSIPNPTTDSNPTTLRMKVYEQSATTHELGAGIGFTTCARKCMTLMDARIAECVARVATHNGEAEDPDYCMRFVDGFRTYTGGDCWGTSKGGEGGGVDVRGIGGDRYPDRFEDNNNNRGGEDEGNGVHVSGKVYKLYAGPRGFEGCHRGQFLDEVMKLMPEGVVEYNKRVEGYEYLPSGRIQLRFSDGGRVECDLVLACDGIKSLIRTHLYPETKPQYTHQFAFRGLVPMSTAISKLGRYRALRQHMHCGPRAHVLHFPIAKQQLMNVVAFVQDPNDWTQSGMTAPARKSEVVDAFREWGPFVRAVIDLLPEELDKWAVFDTYDSPVPKYADGSVALVGDAAHASSPHHGAGAGMGVEDALALVTAIRRAREDVDRGVEVNGALEAAVRAYSRVRYERSQWLVRSSREVGWTYEWMDESIGADMDRAFADIKERSHRVWYFNVDAMVAEVERQYRWCLWN; from the exons atgtccACAGACAACAGAATAGAAATTGCCATCATCGGCTCCGGCCTAATCGGCACCCTCCTCGCCCTAGGCCTGCTCagcatccccaaccccaccaCCGACTCAAACCCAACAACCCTCCGAATGAAAGTCTACGAACAATCCGCCACAACCCACGAGCTCGGTGCCGGAATCGGCTTCACGACCTGCGCGCGGAAATGCATGACGCTCATGGACGCCCGCATCGCGGAGTGCGTAGCGCGCGTAGCGACACATAACGGCGAAGCGGAAGATCCAGATTACTGTATGCGGTTTGTGGATGGGTTCAGGACGTATACGGGGGGTGATTGTTGGGGGACGTCgaagggtggggagggaggaggtgtgGACGTTAGGGGGATCGGAGGGGATCGTTATCCTGATAGATTTGaagacaataataataataggggaggcgaggatgagggtaACGGTGTGCACGTCTCCGGAAAAGTCTACAAGTTGTATGCCGGCCCAAGGGGGTTTGAAGGATGTCATCGGGGGCAGTTTCTCGATGAAGTGATGAAACTTATGCCTGAGGGTGTAGTCGAATATAATAAGCGGGTGGAGGGGTATGAGTATCTCCCTTCAGGGAGGATCCAATTGCGATTTAGTGATGGGGGCAGAGTGGAATGTGATCTTG TCCTCGCCTGCGACGGCATCAAATCCCTCATCCGCACCCATCTCTACCCGGAGACAAAACCCCAATACACCCATCAATTCGCCTTCCGGGGCTTGGTACCCATGTCCACTGCAATCAGCAAACTAGGCCGCTACCGCGCCCTGCGACAACACATGCACTGTGGGCCACGAGCACATGTGCTGCATTTCCCTATCgcgaagcagcagctcaTGAATGTCGTTGCGTTTGTGCAGGACCCGAATGACTGGACGCAGTCCGGCATGACGGCACCAGCGAGGAAGAGTGAAGTCGTGGACGCGTTCAGGGAATGGGGTCCGTTTGTGCGCGCTGTGATTGATCTGCTGCCTGAGGAGCTGGATAAGTGGGCTGTCTTTGATACTTATGACAGTCCGGTGCCGAAGTATGCGGACGGGAGCGTGGCGCTGGTGGGGGATGCGGCGCATGCGTCGTCGCCGCATCATGGAGCCGGAGCGGGGATGGGGGTCGAGGATGCGTTGGCGCTGGTTACGGCTATTAGGAGGGCGAGGGAGGATGTGGATCGCGGGGTGGAGGTGAATGGGGCGTTGGAGGCGGCGGTGAGGGCGTATTCGAGGGTGAGATACGAGCGGTCGCAGTGGTTGGTGAGGAGTAGTCGCGAGGTGGGATGGACGTatgagtggatggatgagagtATTGGGGCGGATATGGATCGTGCGTTTGCAGATATCAAGGAGAGGAGTCATCGGGTGTGGTATTTTAATGTGGATGCGATGGTGGCAGAAGTAGAAAGACAATATCGTTGGTGTTTGTGGAACTAG
- a CDS encoding uncharacterized protein (COG:S;~EggNog:ENOG410PNTZ;~InterPro:IPR003480,IPR023213;~PFAM:PF02458;~antiSMASH:Cluster_8.14;~go_function: GO:0016747 - transferase activity, transferring acyl groups other than amino-acyl groups [Evidence IEA]), with product MAHTQDILGQLPLLQSYTHAILCFQLASNTTPTIDLESAVQRLLTLFPILAGQVIKTGASPTSSGAYQVVPYPVRKFPIIRYVDHRSDPQIPSYNTLRTAHFPFNQMPSTHFSPPHPVFPIPYPDTEPAPVLDIQANILNGGFLLTLAAQHNIIDASGIFQIASLLARLTRGESIPKAEVTEGNLDRRDLIPLLDDSQPLRYDYCEYLPSFMPKIPPNLTALFPTFQWAYFHLSRRAVEAIYAEAAVASPSHSTPAQITPNDALTAFIWQRLTLTRLHHSPSPLAATDVSKISRAMDLRRTLHLSPAYMGHMIRTATLRLPLGEITSLPLATLAAKLRDQVADLRTLDAVRDYATFLARQPDKSKIAYSGGGFQPATDLSCSSIAHVDYDRLNLGGAIGRCEGVRRPGGGVLPGGCYIGPAGDWYGSVGDEESRQETGIEVLMCLDGWEMEGLREDERWRKWVEYVG from the coding sequence ATGGCTCACACTCAGGACATTCTGGGCCAGTTGCCCCTCCTCCAGTCCTACACTCACGCCATCCTCTGTTTCCAGCTCGCCTCCaacaccactcccaccattGACCTGGAATCCGCCGTGCAGCGGCTGCTAACCCTGTTCCCCATTCTGGCAGGCCAGGTCATCAAGACGGGTGCCTCACCCACCTCGTCCGGTGCCTACCAAGTCGTCCCTTATCCAGTTCGCAAATTCCCCATCATCCGCTACGTCGACCATCGCTCGGATCCCCAAATCCCCAGTTATAACACTCTGCGAACGGCACATTTCCCCTTCAACCAAATGCCAAGCACCcacttctcccctccccacccggtcttccccatcccctATCCAGACACTGAACCCGCCCCCGTGCTCGACATTCAAGCCAATATCCTGAATGGAGGATTCCTACTCACCCTAGCCGCACAGCATAACATCATCGACGCCAGCGGCATCTTTCAAATCGCCTCACTACTGGCCCGTCTCACGCGGGGCGAATCGATCCCAAAGGCCGAGGTCACCGAGGGCAACTTGGACCGCCGGGATCTGATTCCCCTGCTGGATGACAGCCAGCCCCTCCGCTACGACTACTGCGAGTATCTCCCTTCGTTCATGCCGAAGATCCCCCCTAACCTGACAGCACTGTTCCCCACCTTCCAATGGGCTTATTTTCACTTGTCCAGACGGGCCGTCGAGGCGATCTACGCCGAGGCCGCCGTCGCCTCCCCATCACACAGCACCCCTGCGCAGATCACCCCCAATGATGCCCTCACGGCATTCATCTGGCAACGACTAACGCTTACTCGTCTCCACCACTCCCCTAGCCCGCTCGCTGCTACTGACGTCTCCAAAATCTCCCGTGCCATGGACCTCCGTCGCACTTTGCACCTCTCCCCAGCCTACATGGGGCATATGATTCGTACCGCTACCCTGCGTCTCCCGCTGGGCGAGATCACCTCGCTGCCGCTGGCTACCCTGGCTGCGAAGCTTCGGGACCAAGTTGCCGATCTACGCACGCTGGATGCTGTGCGCGATTACGCTACGTTTCTGGCGCGGCAGCCAGACAAGAGCAAGATTGCCTACAGCGGAGGCGGGTTTCAGCCGGCTACGGATTTGAGTTGCTCCAGTATCGCCCATGTGGACTATGACCGGTTGAATCTGGGAGGTGCAATAGGACGGTGCGAGGGAGTCCGTCGCCCGGGAGGGGGAGTATTGCCAGGCGGTTGCTATATCGGACCGGCGGGGGACTGGTACGGTAGTGTGGGAGATGAGGAATCTCGTCAAGAGACGGGAATAGAAGTGCTAATGtgtttggatggatgggaaatgGAGGGGCTGAGAGAGGATGAgcggtggaggaagtgggtggagTATGTTGGGTGA
- a CDS encoding putative PKS/NRPS-like protein biosynthetic cluster (COG:I;~EggNog:ENOG410Q1F8;~InterPro:IPR032088,IPR003965,IPR029069,IPR039569, IPR001227,IPR014043,IPR002539,IPR040883,IPR016452, IPR016035,IPR013785,IPR013565;~PFAM:PF17951,PF16073,PF01575,PF08354,PF00698, PF13452;~SMCOG1021:malonyl CoA-acyl carrier protein transacylase;~antiSMASH:Cluster_8.14;~go_component: GO:0005835 - fatty acid synthase complex [Evidence IEA];~go_function: GO:0003824 - catalytic activity [Evidence IEA];~go_function: GO:0004312 - fatty acid synthase activity [Evidence IEA];~go_function: GO:0004313 - [acyl-carrier-protein] S-acetyltransferase activity [Evidence IEA];~go_function: GO:0004314 - [acyl-carrier-protein] S-malonyltransferase activity [Evidence IEA];~go_function: GO:0004317 - 3-hydroxypalmitoyl-[acyl-carrier-protein] dehydratase activity [Evidence IEA];~go_function: GO:0004318 - enoyl-[acyl-carrier-protein] reductase (NADH) activity [Evidence IEA];~go_function: GO:0016740 - transferase activity [Evidence IEA];~go_process: GO:0006633 - fatty acid biosynthetic process [Evidence IEA];~go_process: GO:0055114 - oxidation-reduction process [Evidence IEA]), translating into MALEISPTGVAYSAPADAMCAALSPSPPVSDTSSPARSVTVDLYFDLIDSKLVLPIPIKHFPCVQSYRTAFISHFSSHPNISQDSALLCLAFIEFLLAQQGLSRYSLAAVLRAFEAEFLHGDNEIHCLIAELTTVASERQKWLRIYYDAVEASGGLTCTASRSLSRGSALLDHVQASGFRLMAVFGGQGEASRTCVQELADLYAAYRPLLESFIQQTAMLLSELSRLPDSWFSRRGQSLDLMTWISDVSTIPECEYIAQAPVSVPVIGLLSLARYTVTCRVLHMDPGQLRAAFSATTGHSQGLLISAVISVSDTWDTFYTNSHLAVEALFWLGLECHQNAPSGWSRVTASALNETSTAPSYMLSVRGVSREQLGCILARLNETLPLDENVQLALVNGHDHFVVAGPIASLVHMDSQLQSMKGPDTDTNRVPFSSRKPAIQHGYLPISAPFHTEYLARAVTALKSRFLRQYIAKEQLKIPVYHTSTGEDLRKGYENILHVIFNAIARENCDWPAALSGDECISPSHIIVFDRGGLGPMVQRIVEGKGVRVIQGGDLESRDSDIGTMRDLFSPRLLDSSLRPLSWAQQFRPRLTAGSIRTRISSLLGTPPVVVAGMTPTTVHWDFVSAIMNAGYHAELAGGGYRDSSDMTTAINDLVAHIPAGRGITCNIIYAKPQVMRWQIALIRRLSHDRVPIDGITIGAGVPSLEIASEFIRTLGLRHISFKPGSISSIRRVIDIAKAHPDFPVILQWTGGRGGGHHSFEDFHAPILSTYATIRQQHNMYLVAGSGFGDSESIYPYITGQWSLPLGYPCMPFDGVLLGSRLMVAREAHTSSSVKDIIFRTPGVPDCDWEKTYSGPAGGIITVQSEMGEPIHKIATKGVSLWADMDQTVFSLPRKDRIAYLEKHRTLIIQRLNAEFAKPWFGRNSLGNIVDLDDMTYTEVLRRMVELMYVNHQKRWIDPSYVDFTMVMATRALERLIRVATLESDLTRSVLSDTPMQFLDAFTVACPSASNEIMNPEDVSFFLMRSKIPNQKPVNFIPALNDDFEFYFKKDSLWQAEDIDAVVDQAAERVCILQGPVAAQYSVRQDESAKEILDNIMSGLVERMHRDGGTDTSSPSSGSGLVTPESWSSVSGAKEIAMDELALSYTASETTDDRSLSVSAVIAKGGNLPPWLRAIFEDNLIFRNRRRQKNPFQQFIASYPDTKVQYNAEHSEACVTVQDACGATSLMKVSCLDGLEIRVDLYPPQVSDPLQLVYLYDPKGIPFSLTEITSKRNARARSFYSSLWMQKADTGIQETYHGREMILTRELLDDLIAAVGPAFPDSRLIKTNSDILPISAGIVIAWDVITKPLVTGEIDGDLLFLVHRSNIFDYCAGADTLRVGDGVSCRSRVQAVYVEDAGKVVVIEAQIIRSGKAVMKITSTFLYRGSSRSESTFRREQTQWALHIRSALEETVLRRRPWFQLHDTATNLVGRDLVFGIETHEVDKESGFKSLRVTGTACLDDGGVPGQEVGFVDFECAQCVANPVLQFLERRGGPVSKQTMLDKPGWIGPSSIDIQMPVSNQAYAEISMDYNPIHVSTIFASLANLPGTICHGMSTSAVAVAALEHLALRGDRSRLRQFAAKFTGMVMPLEKLVVHIQHTGMIDGRMRLTVEVVRKDSQEKVLEAEAVIDQPATAYLFTGQGSQSKGMGMDLYQSSPVAKALWDEIDAQLFASYGWSVLDIVKNNPKSVTVHFGGKRGRQIRHNYLAITTETVLADGSRVETPVLQGLSPCSTSYTFTDSRGLLYSTQFAQPAILLFEAAAVADLRSRGYISPDAMYAGHSLGEFGALSALSNLIPMGPLVELAFYRGLMMQASVAEDNGNAYGMVAVNPKRVLRFFDEASLSRLVQRIGLASEELLEVVNYNIDGEQYVCSGTATNLCVLGRMLDYISQSDGLELNHDSIIHRLLSEARELSPPIQLRRGQATIPLEGIDVPFHSSHLRSTVDRFRQCLLRPGFLEGNVDLEALRRYIPNVMARPFSVDEEYIREAYERTHSPVLEEMLRKGV; encoded by the exons ATGGCACTTGAGATTTCCCCCACGGGTGTGGCATATTCAGCACCGGCAGATGCCATGTGCGCTGCTCTCTCGCCCTCGCCACCAGTGTCTGATACGTCATCTCCAGCTCGTTCTGTTACAGTTGACCTTTATTTCGATCTTATAGACAGCAAGCTAGTTTTACCGATTCCTATCAAGCACTTCCCATGCGTCCAGTCATATAGAACGGCGTTTATATCGCacttctcttctcatcccaACATCTCGCAGGATTCAGCCTTGTTATGTTTGGCTTTCATTGAgtttcttcttgcccagcAAGGGCTTTCCAGGTATTCACTAGCAGCTGTATTGCGAGCTTTTGAGGCCGAATTCTTGCACGGCGATAACGAGATACATTGCCTCATCGCGGAGTTGACTACGGTCGCTAGCGAACGGCAGAAGTGGTTAAGGATCTATTACGATGCTGTTGAGGCCAGTGGTGGTCTAACATGTACAGCCTCGCGCAGCCTTTCCAGGGGCAGCGCTTTATTAGACCATGTGCAGGCGAGTGGGTTTCGCCTAATGGCCGTATTCGGTGGTCAAGGTGAGGCGAGTCGGACATGTGTGCAGGAGTTGGCAGACCTATATGCTGCATATAGGCCTCTACTGGAGTCTTTTATTCAGCAGACTGCTATGTTACTTTCTGAACTTTCTAGGCTTCCAGATTCCTGGTTCAGTCGCCGTGGACAGTCACTGGACTTGATGACGTGGATCAGCGACGTATCTACTATCCCAGAATGTGAATACATAGCCCAGGCTCCAGTCAGTGTTCCTGTTATCGGGCTGCTGAGCCTGGCACGATATACAGTGACCTGCCGGGTTCTGCACATGGACCCAGGGCAGCTACGTGCGGCTTTTTCTGCAACTACCGGGCACTCGCAAGGTTTATTGATATCTGCAGTCATATCCGTGTCTGACACATGGGATACATTCTATACAAACTCTCATCTTGCAGTTGAAGCTTTGTTTTGGCTTGGTTTGGAATGTCACCAAAACGCGCCCAGTGGCTGGTCTCGGGTCACCGCGTCCGCCCTAAATGAAACAAGCACCGCGCCATCATATATGCTTAGTGTGCGAGGTGTTTCGAGGGAGCAGCTAGGGTGTATACTAGCTCGCTTGAATGAAACGTTACCGCTAGATGAGAATGTCCAACTGGCCTTGGTTAATGGGCATGACCATTTTGTGGTGGCAGGGCCAATTGCATCCTTGGTGCATATGGATAGCCAGCTCCAGAGCATGAAAGGCCCCGACACTGATACTAATCGGGTCCCCTTTAGCAGCCGGAAGCCGGCTATTCAACATGGATATCTACCAATCAGTGCCCCATTTCATACGGAATACCTTGCGAGAGCTGTCACAGCCTTGAAGTCGCGGTTCCTACGACAATACATCGCGAAAGAGCAACTGAAAATTCCTGTCTACCACACGTCCACTGGAGAGGATTTGCGGAAGGGTTATGAGAATATACTGCATGTCATTTTCAATGCCATTGCTCGGGAGAATTGCGATTGGCCCGCAGCTTTATCTGGAGATGAATGTATTTCACCATCGCACATCATCGTTTTTGATCGCGGTGGACTTGGACCGATGGTTCAAAGAATcgtggaagggaagggcgTCCGCGTTATTCAAGGTGGCGATCTCGAGTCTCGTGACTCTGATATAGGTACCATGCGAGATCTATTCTCTCCGCGCCTGCTCGACTCGTCTTTGAGGCCTCTTAGCTGGGCTCAACAGTTTCGACCGCGCCTTACCGCAGGATCCATACGGACGCGAATTTCTAGCCTTTTGGGTACCCCTCCGGTGGTTGTAGCTGGTATGACACCCACTACTGTTCACTGGGACTTTGTTTCTGCCATAATGAATGCTGGATATCATGCAGAACTTGCCGGAGGTGGCTACAGGGACAGCTCTGACATGACTACCGCAATCAATGACCTTGTTGCTCATATCCCCGCCGGTCGCGGTATCACCTGCAACATTATATATGCTAAGCCCCAAGTCATGCGGTGGCAAATTGCATTGATACGTCGACTGTCTCATGATCGCGTGCCTATCGATGGTATAACAATTGGAGCTGGTGTTCCCTCCTTGGAGATAGCATCGGAGTTTATTCGGACTCTAGGGCTGCGCCATATCAGCTTCAAGCCAGGATCGATTTCAAGCATTCGACGGGTGATCGACATTGCCAAAGCACATCCCGACTTTCCAGTCATACTGCAATGGACAGGTGGACGTGGCGGAGGCCATCACTCTTTCGAGGACTTCCACGCTCCGATACTCAGTACTTACGCGACTATTCGACAGCAGCATAATATGTATCTAGTAGCTGGAAGTGGGTTTGGTGATAGTGAAAGTATATACCCTTACATAACTGGGCAATGGTCACTACCATTGGGTTATCCGTGCATGCCTTTTGATGGTGTGCTACTGGGAAGTCGTTTGATGGTAGCTCGAGAAGCGCATACCTCATCTTCTGTCAAGGACATTATCTTCAGGACACCTGGTGTTCCTGACTGCGACTGGGAGAAAACGTACTCTGGACCGGCTGGTGGAATTATCACGGTACAGTCAGAAATGGGCGAGCCCATCCACAAGATTGCAACCAAAGGTGTGAGCTTATGGGCAGATATGGATCAAACTGTCTTCAGTCTGCCTCGGAAAGACCGCATCGCATACCTGGAAAAGCATCGGACTTTGATAATACAGCGCTTGAATGCTGAATTTGCCAAACCTTGGTTTGGCCGCAACAGTTTAGGAAACATAGTGGACCTGGATGACATGACTTACACTGAAGTTTTGCGTCGTATGGTGGAGTTGATGTATGTCAACCACCAGAAACGGTGGATTGACCCATCATATGTTGACTTTACCATGGTCATGGCCACTCGAGCATTAGAGCGCCTAATTCGTGTTGCTACCCTCGAGTCAGACCTCACACGGTCGGTTCTATCCGACACTCCGATGCAGTTCCTCGACGCCTTCACCGTCGCGTGTCCTAGTGCTTCCAACGAGATCATGAACCCAGAGgatgtttctttcttcttgatgagGAGCAAGATTCCAAACCAGAAGCCAGTCAACTTCATACCTGCTTTGAATGATGACTTTGAGTTCTATTTCAAGAAAGATTCACTTTGGCAGGCAGAGGAtattgatgctgttgtcgACCAGGCTGCTGAGCGAGTTTGCATCCTACAGGGCCCGGTGGCAGCTCAATACTCCGTTCGGCAGGACGAGTCGGCAAAAGAAATTTTGGACAATATAATGAGTGGCCTTGTTGAACGTATGCACCGTGATGGCGGTACCGACACCTCTTCGCCTAGTTCAGGCAGCGGACTGGTCACGCCAGAGTCTTGGTCCTCAGTATCGGGTGCCAAGGAGATTGCTATGGACGAGCTCGCCCTCTCATACACAGCTTCGGAAACTACGGATGACCGTTCCCTTTCAGTGAGTGCCGTCATTGCAAAGGGCGGGAACTTGCCGCCGTGGCTACGGGCCATTTTCGAGGACAATCTCATCTTTCGAAATCGACGTCGCCAAAAGAATCCATTTCAGCAGTTCATCGCATCGTACCCGGACACAAAGGTTCAATACAATGCTGAGCATTCAGAGGCATGTGTGACTGTTCAAGATGCGTGCGGAGCTACTTCTCTCATGAAAGTGTCGTGTCTCGATGGCCTCGAGATTAGAGTAGATCTCTACCCTCCTCAAGTCTCTGATCCACTCCAGTTGGTGTACTTGTATGATCCCAAAGGCATCCCGTTCTCGCTTACTGAGATCACCTCGAAGCGCAATGCACGTGCGAGGTCTTTTTATAGTAGTCTTTGGATGCAGAAGGCCGACACTGGCATTCAGGAGACTTACCACGGTCGGGAAATGATTCTCACACGCGAACTGCTGGATGATTTGATTGCCGCGGTGGGTCCGGCATTTCCGGATTCCCGGCTCATCAAAACAAATTCGGATATCCTGCCAATCAGCGCTGGGATAGTCATTGCGTGGGACGTTATCACCAAACCTTTGGTAACTGGAGAGATCGATGGTGATTTGCTATTTCTGGTTCACCGTTCTAATATATTCGATTACTGTGCCGGTGCAGATACATTACGTGTTGGCGATGGTGTCAGCTGTCGGTCGCGGGTGCAAGCTGTGTATGTGGAGGATGCAGGCAAGGTGGTTGTCATTGAAGCCCAAATTATCCGATCGGGAAAAGCGGTCATGAAGATCACATCTACGTTTCTGTATCGAGGTTCATCCCGCTCGGAGTCGACATTCAGACGGGAACAAACACAATGGGCACTCCATATCAGGTCAGCTCTGGAAGAAACGGTCCTGCGGCGTCGCCCGTGGTTTCAGCTGCACGATACTGCCACAAATCTTGTAGGCAGAGATCTTGTCTTCGGTATAGAGACTCATGAAGTGGACAAGGAGAGTGGTTTCAAGAGCCTTCGTGTGACCGGAACCGCTtgcttggatgatggtggtgttccTGGTCAGGAGGTCGGATTTGTTGACTTCGAATGCGCTCAGTGTGTTGCAAATCCAGTGCTGCAATTTCTAGAGCGCAGAGGGGGTCCAGTGAGCAAGCAGACGATGCTAGACAAGCCAGGGTGGATTGGTCCCTCATCTATCGATATCCAAATGCCAGTCAGTAATCAAGCATACGCTGAGATATCCATGGATTACAACCCGATACATGTGTCGACCATTTTTGCCTCCCTGGCAAATCTCCCGGGCACAATATGTCACGGGATGAGTACCTCGGCAGTTGCGGTAGCGGCATTGGAGCACCTAGCTCTCAGGGGTGATCGTTCGCGTCTTCGACAGTTTGCAGCGAAGTTTACCGGAATGGTTATGCCACTGGAAAAGCTGGTCGTCCATATACAACATACTGGAATGATCGATGGGCGCATGCGATTGACAGTTGAAGTTGTCCGGAAAGATAGCCAAGAAAAGGTGTTGGAAGCAGAAGCCGTGATCGACCAGCCTGCAACCGCTTATCTCTTCACTGGTCAAGGCAGCCAGAGCAAGGGCATGGGCATGGATCTGTACCAGTCAAGTCCGGTGGCCAAAGCTTTGTGGGATGAGATTGATGCGCAATTGTTTGCGTCGTATG GCTGGTCTGTTCTGGACATTGTCAAGAACAATCCAAAGTCGGTTACCGTCCACTTTGGAGGCAAGCGGGGCCGCCAAATCCGACATAATTATCTCGCCATCACTACAGAGACAGTGCTCGCCGATGGATCCCGTGTGGAGACCCCTGTTCTGCAGGGGCTCAGTCCATGTTCGACCTCTTACACATTCACTGATTCACGGGGACTGTTATACTCTACCCAGTTCGCCCAACCGGCGATTTTGCTATTTGAGGCAGCGGCAGTAGCCGACCTCCGTAGCAGGGGCTACATATCACCAGATGCAATGTATGCGGGTCATTCGTTGGGAGAATTCGGGGCGTTGTCTGCTCTGTCCAATTTAATTCCCATGGGACCTCTGGTAGAGTTGGCGTTTTACCGGGGACTCATGATGCAGGCATCTGTGGCAGAGGACAACGGGAATGCGTACGGAATGGTGGCGGTCAATCCTAAGCGTGTGTTACGAT TCTTTGATGAAGCAAGTTTGAGTAGGCTGGTGCAAAGGATCGGACTGGCAAGTGAGGAGCTTCTCGAGGTAGTCAACTATAATATTGACGGTGAGCAATATGTGTGTTCAGGGACG GCGACCAATCTTTGTGTGCTTGGGCGGATGCTGGACTACATCTCTCAGTCCGATGGATTGGAGTTAAACCATGACAGTATAATCCATCGGCTACTCTCTGAGGCAAGAGAATTATCGCCACCGATACAGCTTCGACGAGGGCAAGCCACGATTCCACTAGAAGGTATCGACGTGCCCTTCCACTCGAGTCACCTGCGGTCAACTGTGGACCGGTTCCGACAGTGCTTGCTCCGACCGGGGTTTCTGGAGGGAAATGTGGATCTGGAAGCACTGCGACGGTACATACCGAATGTAATGGCTCGTCCATTTTCAGTGGATGAGGAGTATATTCGGGAAGCATACGAGCGGACACACAGTCCCGTCCTAGAAGAGATGTTAAGAAAGGGTGTGTAA